A single region of the Salvia splendens isolate huo1 chromosome 18, SspV2, whole genome shotgun sequence genome encodes:
- the LOC121775757 gene encoding cytochrome P450 71AU50-like encodes MDWIWSTTIALAITFLYLLHQWHNPSKNKKKPSLPPGPKGLPIIGHFHLLSNNPHQDLFHLSRKHGPIMYTRFGSIPTIIVSSPSAAALFLKTHDLIFADRPHHEAAFHLGYEQRNLVFARYGPYWRNMRRLCALHLLSGLKVSQFEATRRAEVASMVASLSEATVAVDIGVTVAAVIADMISLMVFGGKFAEWELDGARFKEVMTEAVAEGAAFNLGDYFPRLRWMDLQGSARRLRKLSGIFDGFLERIIDEHVGRKERSLDFVDTIMGVLESGEAGFEFDRRHVKAVLLDMLIAGIDTSAAAVEWTLAELIRHPAEMKRLQKDLERIAGRNQMIDEHHLSNLEYLDCVIKESMRLHPVGPLLIHQATEECVVGGYHIPNKARVLVNVWAIGRDPDVWPDPERFTPGRFLGSRVDLRGQDFQLIPFGSGRRGCPGLQLGLTVVQLMVAQLVHCFDWELPNGMEPGDLDMSEKFGLVTSKAEHLMAKPVYRLS; translated from the exons ATGGATTGGATCTGGTCAACAACAATCGCACTAGCAATCACATTCCTCTACCTCCTTCATCAATGGCACAACCCCTCAAAAAACAAGAAGAAGCCATCTCTCCCTCCCGGCCCGAAAGGCCTCCCAATCATCGGCCACTTCCACTTACTAAGCAACAACCCCCACCAAGATCTATTCCATTTATCCCGCAAGCACGGCCCGATCATGTACACCCGCTTCGGCTCCATCCCAACCATCATCGTCTCctccccctccgccgccgccctcTTCCTCAAAACCCACGACCTCATCTTCGCCGACCGCCCCCACCACGAGGCCGCCTTCCACCTCGGCTACGAGCAGCGCAACCTCGTCTTCGCCCGCTACGGCCCCTACTGGCGCAACATGCGCAGGCTCTGCGCCCTCCACCTCCTCAGCGGCCTCAAGGTCTCCCAGTTCGAGGCCACGAGGCGGGCTGAGGTCGCCAGCATGGTCGCCTCGCTGAGCGAGGCGACCGTGGCCGTCGATATAGGCGTCACGGTGGCGGCGGTGATCGCGGACATGATTAGTCTGATGGTGTTTGGAGGGAAGTTTGCGGAGTGGGAGCTGGACGGGGCGAGGTTCAAGGAGGTGATGACGGAGGCGGTGGCGGAGGGGGCGGCGTTCAACCTCGGGGACTATTTTCCGAGGCTGAGGTGGATGGATCTCCAAGGCTCGGCGCGGCGGCTGAGGAAGCTGAGTGGGATTTTTGATGGGTTTCTTGAGAGGATTATTGATGAGCATGTTGGGAGGAAAGAGAGGAGTCTTGATTTCGTCGATACGATTATGGGAGTTCTTGAATCCGGTGAGGCTGGGTTCGAGTTCGACCGCCGCCATGTCAAGGCAGTGTTACTG GATATGTTGATTGCAGGAATAGACACTTCAGCAGCGGCAGTGGAATGGACACTGGCTGAACTAATCAGGCATCCAGCAGAAATGAAGAGACTCCAAAAAGATCTTGAACGAATCGCGGGGCGAAATCAGATGATAGACGAACATCATCTTTCCAACCTCGAATACCTCGATTGTGTCATCAAAGAATCAATGAGGCTTCACCCCGTTGGTCCGTTGCTCATCCACCAAGCCACGGAAGAATGTGTCGTTGGAGGATACCACATACCGAACAAAGCCCGAGTTCTTGTGAATGTGTGGGCTATCGGGAGGGATCCGGATGTTTGGCCAGACCCCGAAAGATTTACTCCTGGTAGATTTCTAGGGAGCAGAGTGGATCTCCGCGGTCAAGATTTTCAGCTCATACCGTTCGGGTCGGGTAGAAGGGGTTGTCCCGGATTGCAGTTGGGGTTAACCGTGGTTCAATTGATGGTGGCACAGTTGGTTCATTGCTTTGATTGGGAGCTCCCTAATGGAATGGAGCCTGGTGATTTAGACATGTCTGAGAAATTTGGTTTGGTCACTTCTAAAGCAGAGCATCTCATGGCTAAGCCGGTTTATAGGTTGTCTTAA